The nucleotide sequence GTCATGCATCGCGATCTCGTTGTGCGCACAGGCATGCAGGCGGTCGAGCTGCCTTTGGTCCGGCAGGCTCGGTGGTGGCCCGTGGATGCCCTTCGGGGCATCGCGGTGGCCGGGATGGTCGCCTATCACTTCATGTGGGACCTGAACTTCTTCGGGCTCTCTTCCGTGGACGTGACCCGCGGCGCCTGGCGGGTGGTCGCGCGGGCCGGAGCCGCGATCTTCCTGCTCCTGGTGGGCGTCTCCCTGAACCTCGCGGCTTCCCGCAGGCCGTCACCGGCCTATGAACGGCAGTGGCGAGCACGGGGCCTGAAGCTGTGGGGGTGGGCGTTGCTCATCAGCGTTGTCACCCGGCAGGCGCTGGGCGAGTGGTTCGTGCTCTTCGGCATTCTGCATCTCATCGGCACTGCCCTGTTGCTGGCTCCTCTGCTGTGGCGCTGGCGGCACCTGAGCGCGGTCCTGGGCGCAGCCATGATAGCCGGCGGGCAGGTGGCCCGCCACATCCCCGTTTCCGGACCCTGGCTCGTCCCCCTTGGTCTGGCTCCCGCCGGCTACCAGACGGTGGACTACTTTCCCGTGCTGCCCTGGCTCGGTGTGGTAGTCGCCGGCCTGTACCTCGGGCAGCGGCTGGACCTGGTGGGCCGGTGGCTCGCTGCTCATGGTCGAGCGCCTTTGCTCCTCGTCGCATCGCCCCCCGTTTGGCTACGGCCGGCTTGCTCGATGGGGCGGCACTCGCTCGCCATCTACCTTCTCCACCAACCGCTCTTGTTGGCCGGTTTCTGGATATGCGGGTACTCCATCTGGTAGGTGTTTCG is from Limnochorda sp. L945t and encodes:
- a CDS encoding heparan-alpha-glucosaminide N-acetyltransferase → MDALRGIAVAGMVAYHFMWDLNFFGLSSVDVTRGAWRVVARAGAAIFLLLVGVSLNLAASRRPSPAYERQWRARGLKLWGWALLISVVTRQALGEWFVLFGILHLIGTALLLAPLLWRWRHLSAVLGAAMIAGGQVARHIPVSGPWLVPLGLAPAGYQTVDYFPVLPWLGVVVAGLYLGQRLDLVGRWLAAHGRAPLLLVASPPVWLRPACSMGRHSLAIYLLHQPLLLAGFWICGYSIW